In the Larimichthys crocea isolate SSNF chromosome XXI, L_crocea_2.0, whole genome shotgun sequence genome, one interval contains:
- the adck2 gene encoding uncharacterized aarF domain-containing protein kinase 2 codes for MMVFGARAVLLNLRYTLHKAGSSTRTRLIQTSRTYLVKRGQILTQIPKVTLLCLGAVSASSCAAGCQEAILPSKTADRKSLAKVQVHKVVFFLRLTLRALVLLLKFGPLLLLSPLTLVSDRLGSCWLEALLWVTETSGPTFIKLGQWASTRRDVFSQEFCERFSRLHVRVRPHSWTHTKQCLRRAFGDGWRRVLEFESKEPVGSGCVAQVYRGWAKVDQVDDPVFRSLMEEMEKEDLREAWEIPGLRGVVSSVWQLWRGRKEEEEAYEERSHPVVQHEEGGEEKGRVIPVAIKVIHPGVRRQVEMDLLLMKAGSWLLHCLPGLKWLSLCEIVEEFEKLMTKQIDLRFEAKNMERFRENFRDMDYVRFPTPLRPFVTRNILVETFEESEPISNYLSSDIPQEVKQRIAKIGVDTMLKMVFVDNFVHADLHPGNILVQCCGPLPGSSDSAGISGEAHGKTTLTDLWDTVVVSIRPEPCPLQLVLLDAGIVAQLSDYDLANLKAVFTAVVLRKGERVAELILHHARSNECKDVPQFKKEMSQLVDHSLSNTLSLGKIQVGDLLSKVFGLLIKHKVKLESNFASIVFAIMVLEGLGRSLDPNLDILESAKPLLLKNCASLL; via the exons ATGATGGTCTTTGGAGCAAGAGCAGTCCTCCTCAACCTGAGGTACACTCTCCACAAAGCAGGTTCTTCCACCAGGACCAGGCTCATCCAGACCTCCAGGACGTATTTAGTTAAAAGAGGGCAGATCCTAACCCAGATACCCAAGGTGACACTGCTATGTTTGGGTGCAGTCAGTGCATCGTCCTGTGCAGCCGGATGCCAGGAGGCGATCCTCCCATCCAAAACCGCTGACAGGAAATCTCTAGCCAAGGTCCAAGTgcacaaagttgtgtttttcctccGCCTGACCCTGCGAGCATTGGTTCTGCTCCTCAAGTTTggcccccttctcctcctctcccctttgACTCTGGTGTCCGATCGCTTGGGGTCTTGCTGGCTGGAAGCTCTCCTGTGGGTGACTGAAACATCCGGTCCCACTTTCATCAAGTTGGGTCAGTGGGCCAGCACCAGGCGGGACGTCTTCTCTCAGGAGTTCTGTGAACGCTTCTCCAGGCTCCACGTAAGAGTACGCCCTCATTCCTGGACCCACACCAAGCAGTGTCTCCGGAGGGCTTTTGGGGACGGCTGGAGGAGGGTTTTAGAGTTTGAGAGCAAAGAGCCGGTGGGCTCGGGATGTGTGGCGCAAGTGTACAGAGGCTGGGCAAAGGTGGACCAGGTGGACGATCCGGTCTTTCGGTCgctgatggaggagatggagaaggaagaCTTGCGGGAAGCCTGGGAGATCCCTGGTTTGAGAGGGGTGGTCAGCTCCGTGTGGCAGCtctggagggggaggaaggaggaggaggaggcctaCGAGGAGAGGAGTCACCCAGTGGTGCAGCATGAAGAGGGTGGTGAAGAGAAGGGCCGTGTGATACCTGTGGCTATAAAG GTGATCCATCCAGGCGTCAGGAGGCAGGTGGAAATGGACTTACTGTTGATGAAAGCAGGGAGTTGGCTCCTGCACTGCCTGCCCGGACTCAAGTGGCTCAGTCTGTGTGAGATAGTAGAGGAGTTTGAGAAGCTCATGACCAAACAG atcGATCTCCGCTTTGAGGCCAAGAACATGGAGCGTTTCCGGGAGAATTTCCGCGACATGGATTACGTCAGGTTCCCAACTCCGTTACGACCGTTTGTCACCAGAAACATTTTAGTGGAAACTTTTGAA GAGAGCGAGCCCATATCCAACTACCTGAGCTCTGACATTCCTCAGGAGGTGAAGCAGAGAATAGCCAAGATTGGAGTAGACACCATGCTGAAGATG GTTTTTGTGGACAACTTTGTCCATGCCGATCTCCATCCCGGGAACATTCTGGTCCAGTGCTGCGGGCCTCTTCCCGGTTCCAGTGACAGCGCCGGTATCTCAGGGGAGGCCCATGGTAAAACCACCCTCACTGACTTGTGGGACACGGTGGTGGTCAGCATCAGGCCAGAACCGTGTCCTCTCCAGTTGGTGCTGCTGGATGCCGGCATCGTAGCCCAGCTCAGCGACTACGATCTTGCCAACTTGAAGGCGGTCTTCACGGCTGTGGTGCTGCGTAAG ggCGAGCGGGTGGCAGAGCTGATCCTGCATCACGCTCGGTCCAACGAGTGCAAGGACGTGCCACAGTTTAAGAAGGAGATGTCTCAGCTGGTGGACCATTCCCTCAGCAACACCCTCTCCCTCGGAAAG ATCCAAGTGGGTGACTTGCTCTCCAAAGTCTTTGGTCTCCTCATCAAACACAAG GTGAAGCTGGAGAGTAATTTCGCCTCCATCGTGTTTGCCATCATGGTCCTGGAAGGCCTGGGCAGGTCACTTGATCCAAACTTGGACATCCTGGAATCGGCCAAACCCCTGCTGCTAAAGAACTGTGCCTCactgctctga